A single Paenibacillus sp. FSL R5-0517 DNA region contains:
- the cax gene encoding calcium/proton exchanger, whose amino-acid sequence MRNRISSILLIVFFALSAIAHFLKWDSILQFVISAISVIFVAGFLGKATENVAHYAGQRLGGFLNATFGNAAELIIAIFLVKEGLFDMVKASLTGSIIGNLLLVLGLSIFAGGLKFKIQNYNVSLAGLNGSLMIVAIIALFIPAVFLNTHSITQKDTNTLSLIVAGLLILAYIAWLLFSMVTHKNYLADVTEDRDEELPHEHAPAWSKKKSILYLVLATVMVAFVSEWLVGTLEVFTSEFGLSELFVGAFLVAIIGNAAEHSAAIMLAMKNKIGAAVEIAVGSSLQIALFVAPVLIFVSYFTGRTMDIVFTTIELVAIGVSVFIAKSITQDGSTNWYEGLLLLVVYIILGVSFFLV is encoded by the coding sequence GTGAGAAACCGGATTTCATCCATTTTGCTGATTGTGTTCTTTGCACTCAGTGCCATCGCCCACTTCTTGAAATGGGATTCGATTCTACAGTTCGTGATATCAGCCATTTCGGTTATTTTTGTGGCCGGTTTTTTAGGCAAAGCCACCGAAAATGTTGCCCACTACGCCGGACAGCGGCTGGGTGGATTCTTGAATGCGACCTTCGGCAATGCCGCCGAATTGATTATTGCCATTTTCCTCGTTAAAGAGGGACTGTTCGACATGGTCAAAGCAAGTCTGACAGGATCCATCATCGGTAATCTGCTGTTAGTGCTTGGGTTAAGTATTTTTGCCGGGGGACTCAAGTTCAAAATTCAGAATTATAATGTTTCACTCGCAGGCCTGAATGGATCCCTGATGATTGTTGCCATCATTGCCCTGTTTATTCCGGCAGTCTTTCTCAATACACATTCCATTACACAGAAAGACACCAATACACTTAGTCTCATCGTAGCCGGATTGCTCATTCTCGCGTATATTGCCTGGTTATTATTCTCCATGGTGACGCATAAGAACTACCTTGCAGACGTCACTGAGGATCGCGATGAAGAGCTGCCGCATGAACATGCTCCGGCATGGTCCAAGAAAAAGTCTATTCTCTACCTGGTGCTTGCAACGGTCATGGTTGCCTTTGTCAGTGAATGGCTGGTCGGCACGCTTGAAGTCTTCACTTCGGAATTTGGACTTAGCGAACTGTTTGTCGGTGCATTCCTGGTGGCCATCATCGGTAATGCGGCCGAACACAGTGCAGCCATCATGCTTGCCATGAAAAATAAAATTGGAGCCGCCGTCGAGATTGCGGTCGGCAGCAGTTTGCAGATCGCACTTTTCGTAGCTCCTGTACTGATTTTTGTCAGCTACTTCACAGGCAGAACCATGGATATCGTATTTACAACCATTGAACTGGTCGCCATCGGCGTATCCGTATTTATTGCCAAGTCCATTACCCAAGATGGTTCAACCAATTGGTACGAAGGCTTACTCCTGCTCGTGGTATATATCATACTCGGCGTATCCTTCTTCCTGGTGTAA
- the rpsD gene encoding 30S ribosomal protein S4, with protein MARYTGPKFKLSRRLGISLSGTGKELKRPFPPGQHGANQRRKMSNYGMQLQEKQKLRHMYGLGEKQFRTLFSKAQKMQGIAGENFMFLLECRLDNLVYRLGFANSRAGARQLVAHGHVTVNGKKVDIASYQVSTGDVIGLREKSRALSSVKEALEGRSHLPAYVEYNEAAVEGKFIRLPERAELSQDIDEKQIVEFYNR; from the coding sequence ATGGCACGTTACACTGGTCCTAAATTTAAATTGAGCCGTCGCCTCGGCATTTCCCTTAGCGGAACAGGCAAAGAATTGAAACGTCCTTTCCCTCCAGGTCAGCACGGAGCTAACCAACGCAGAAAAATGAGCAACTACGGTATGCAATTGCAAGAAAAACAAAAATTGCGCCACATGTACGGTTTGGGCGAGAAGCAATTCCGCACACTGTTCTCTAAAGCTCAAAAAATGCAAGGTATTGCCGGTGAGAACTTCATGTTCTTGCTTGAGTGCCGCCTTGACAACCTCGTTTACCGCCTTGGGTTTGCTAACTCCCGCGCTGGAGCGCGTCAGTTGGTAGCACACGGTCACGTAACTGTAAACGGCAAAAAAGTCGATATCGCTTCTTACCAAGTAAGCACTGGCGATGTAATCGGCTTGCGTGAGAAGAGCCGCGCTCTTTCTTCCGTTAAAGAAGCTTTGGAAGGCCGTTCGCATCTTCCAGCTTACGTTGAATACAACGAAGCAGCTGTAGAAGGTAAATTCATCCGCTTGCCTGAGCGTGCTGAATTGTCCCAAGACATCGATGAAAAACAAATCGTCGAGTTCTACAACCGTTAA
- a CDS encoding aminopeptidase, with translation MKDPRIQKLAASLVGYSVDVQPGENVLVEMIGSERDLINAIIEEVGKKGGNVFVQLTDKTVQRAMLKNATEEMMKTWAEIDLNRMKQMDCYIGIRAGENVNDLSDVPEEKMKMYNSLYSHPVHSEQRVKHTKWVVLRYPNASMAQLANTSTEAFEDFYFDVCNLDYAKMDKAQDSLANLMKRTDKVRITGPETDLSFSIKDIGAEKCSGQKNIPDGEVYSAPVRDSVNGTISYNTPTLYNGVTFENIKFTFENGKIIEATSNDTERLNEILNSDEGARHIGEFAIGFNPHILHPMKDILFDEKIAGSLHFTPGQAYEETDNGNRSSIHWDLVLIQRPDYGGGEIYFDDVLIRKDGIFVIPELECLNPDRLK, from the coding sequence ATGAAAGACCCAAGAATTCAAAAGCTTGCAGCAAGCCTGGTGGGCTATTCTGTAGATGTGCAGCCTGGTGAAAATGTATTGGTTGAGATGATTGGATCAGAACGTGATCTGATTAACGCCATCATTGAAGAGGTAGGCAAAAAAGGTGGTAACGTCTTTGTACAGTTGACTGATAAGACCGTACAGCGTGCTATGCTGAAAAATGCGACCGAAGAAATGATGAAAACATGGGCAGAGATTGATCTGAACCGTATGAAGCAGATGGATTGTTATATCGGTATTCGTGCGGGAGAAAATGTGAATGATCTGTCCGATGTGCCGGAAGAAAAAATGAAAATGTACAATTCATTGTACTCCCACCCGGTACATAGTGAACAACGTGTCAAACATACGAAATGGGTTGTACTTCGTTACCCTAACGCAAGTATGGCGCAACTCGCCAATACGAGTACAGAAGCGTTTGAAGATTTCTACTTCGACGTATGTAACCTGGATTACGCCAAAATGGACAAAGCGCAGGACTCACTCGCTAACCTGATGAAGCGTACAGATAAAGTTCGCATTACCGGACCGGAAACAGATCTGAGCTTCTCCATTAAAGATATCGGTGCAGAGAAATGTTCCGGGCAAAAAAATATTCCGGATGGTGAAGTGTACAGCGCCCCTGTACGTGATTCCGTGAACGGAACGATCAGTTATAACACACCAACGTTGTATAACGGAGTGACATTTGAAAATATCAAGTTCACATTCGAGAATGGGAAAATCATTGAAGCGACAAGCAACGATACTGAGCGTTTGAATGAAATCCTGAATTCGGATGAGGGTGCTCGTCATATCGGTGAGTTCGCAATTGGATTTAACCCGCATATTCTGCATCCGATGAAAGATATTCTGTTCGATGAAAAAATCGCAGGCAGCTTGCACTTTACACCAGGTCAGGCTTACGAAGAAACAGACAATGGCAACCGCTCGTCCATCCACTGGGATCTGGTGTTGATCCAGCGTCCGGATTATGGTGGCGGGGAGATTTATTTTGACGATGTGCTGATTCGTAAAGACGGTATTTTTGTGATTCCTGAGCTGGAATGCCTGAATCCGGACCGTTTGAAATAG
- a CDS encoding Asp23/Gls24 family envelope stress response protein, protein MAEQLQLESGNIRIADDVVAKIAGMAAMETPGIAAMSGGLSEGWAKRLSGKNVQKGVSVEVGQLEAAIDLRIIVLYETPIHEVSRMLQQNVREAVETMTGLRVVEVNVKVEGVSFKGDDL, encoded by the coding sequence ATGGCAGAACAACTTCAACTGGAGAGCGGAAACATCCGGATTGCCGATGACGTGGTTGCGAAAATTGCCGGAATGGCTGCAATGGAAACGCCCGGAATTGCCGCAATGTCTGGAGGTTTGTCAGAGGGCTGGGCGAAGCGACTCAGCGGTAAAAACGTACAGAAAGGCGTGAGCGTTGAGGTCGGCCAGCTGGAAGCAGCCATTGACCTGCGCATCATCGTCCTGTACGAAACCCCGATTCATGAAGTTTCCCGTATGCTTCAGCAGAACGTAAGAGAAGCGGTAGAGACCATGACCGGATTACGCGTGGTTGAAGTCAATGTAAAGGTAGAAGGCGTATCTTTCAAAGGCGACGATCTGTAG
- a CDS encoding HPr family phosphocarrier protein codes for MSSNNAAVVEIAQTAGKFTSSIVLHSENKYIDVKSILGLFTTLISTHSYELHVHGPDAVEAKAAMSEVFAKHGLNVSIASE; via the coding sequence ATGTCGAGTAATAACGCGGCTGTAGTGGAAATTGCTCAAACAGCAGGCAAGTTTACTTCTTCAATCGTGCTTCATTCGGAGAACAAGTATATCGATGTAAAAAGTATTCTCGGATTGTTTACAACGCTGATCAGCACGCACAGCTATGAACTGCATGTTCATGGTCCAGATGCAGTTGAAGCAAAAGCAGCCATGTCAGAAGTATTTGCCAAGCATGGACTGAATGTAAGCATCGCATCTGAGTAA
- a CDS encoding YlaN family protein codes for MTSSDLQDQLNLKAISLLQEDADKIQKLIEVQMENLATRYCPLYEEVLDTQMYGFSKEVDFAVRAGLLPEGAGKQLVSALERNLAILYEALNKKNEQ; via the coding sequence ATGACTTCATCTGATCTGCAGGACCAGCTGAATTTGAAAGCGATCAGTCTTCTTCAAGAAGATGCAGATAAAATACAGAAGCTTATTGAAGTACAGATGGAGAATCTGGCTACCCGCTACTGCCCTCTCTATGAGGAAGTATTGGATACACAGATGTATGGGTTCTCCAAGGAAGTTGATTTTGCTGTTCGTGCAGGGCTCCTTCCAGAAGGTGCAGGTAAGCAGCTGGTTAGCGCGCTTGAGCGGAATTTGGCAATTCTATATGAAGCCTTGAACAAGAAGAATGAGCAATAG
- a CDS encoding sensor domain-containing diguanylate cyclase: MLEHLRSLPASLNSRSSGDSASVSAPRSHEEHVLWMQKMDITPFDFSYLGSLLEQAYNDWNSKADSGLDKGSTYYSVWNTEGDCVGYDRDHEADPGLDASRLVLECLDKRQALSHRGTSDRGEYLLITHPLFSRTNKDMFAVFTAVIYESNRYETSEAVVRSEALHYRTCFYRRFEYIFMTDLLHAHEQTAREEHRRSILFQIVQRMHDKMDVEAILDEVFDSMDYLYPATYIKLYMSQDQSNYNPRIKPLLVHERGEDICVRSFMAGKLIVARSDDGEDRIVDVGIPLKGKQGIYGVFHIEMNEEIMEESDLQLITMMVDTAGTAFENAKLHEQSNMLIQELRLINDLTQRLNKSLHLSEIYQLSEQELKEIFQAETCCILQLNDSTNDFEVMSSNVKDVFHQSFSVDYGIAGLVYRTEEPLIITNYAQYDKVSSFFMEDTGSMSLIASPIRVNGEVKGAILLGHSREHYFSYDNYRLLQMLSIHIGLALSNATLHAEVRRLANLDMLTGLYVRHYLDSVIHERQAHEFCGSLIVVDIDQFKQVNDTFGHQTGDQVLKQVSEIVTSSVRTEDICARWGGEELAIYMPQVSVRQALDYAEVIRKRVAEETRPLVTVSSGIAEWNWMDEKVSVESLFYRADMALYSAKNGGRNRIVVEEQDITR; encoded by the coding sequence ATGTTAGAACATCTAAGAAGTTTACCTGCCAGCTTGAATTCACGAAGTTCGGGCGATTCCGCATCTGTTTCCGCTCCTCGTTCTCATGAAGAGCATGTGTTGTGGATGCAAAAAATGGATATCACACCTTTTGATTTTTCATATTTGGGCAGCTTGCTAGAGCAGGCATACAATGACTGGAACTCCAAAGCAGATTCAGGCCTGGACAAGGGATCAACCTATTACAGCGTATGGAACACGGAAGGCGATTGTGTAGGGTACGATCGTGATCATGAGGCTGATCCAGGGTTGGATGCAAGCAGGCTTGTATTGGAATGTTTGGATAAGAGACAGGCCCTGTCTCACAGAGGGACTAGCGACCGTGGAGAATATCTCCTGATAACACACCCCTTATTCTCCAGAACGAACAAGGATATGTTTGCCGTATTCACTGCTGTGATCTATGAATCCAATCGATATGAAACGTCTGAAGCTGTGGTTCGATCTGAGGCATTGCATTACCGCACCTGCTTTTACCGAAGATTTGAATACATATTTATGACGGACCTGTTACATGCTCATGAACAAACAGCGCGTGAGGAACACCGGAGGTCTATCCTCTTTCAGATTGTTCAGCGAATGCATGACAAAATGGATGTCGAGGCCATATTGGATGAGGTATTTGACAGTATGGACTACCTGTACCCGGCCACCTATATCAAACTCTATATGTCTCAGGATCAGAGCAACTATAATCCACGGATTAAACCGTTGCTTGTCCACGAGCGGGGAGAAGATATCTGTGTACGTTCATTTATGGCAGGCAAACTGATCGTTGCTCGTTCCGATGATGGAGAAGACCGCATTGTAGATGTAGGTATTCCGCTGAAAGGAAAACAAGGCATATACGGTGTGTTCCATATTGAAATGAATGAAGAGATCATGGAAGAATCGGACTTGCAATTGATTACGATGATGGTGGACACTGCAGGCACGGCCTTTGAGAACGCCAAGTTGCACGAACAATCCAATATGCTGATTCAGGAACTTCGTCTAATCAATGATCTTACACAGCGTTTAAACAAGAGCCTGCACCTTTCGGAGATTTATCAATTATCCGAGCAGGAGTTGAAGGAAATATTTCAGGCTGAAACATGTTGCATTCTTCAACTCAATGATAGTACAAACGACTTCGAAGTCATGTCATCCAATGTGAAGGATGTATTTCACCAATCTTTTTCTGTGGACTACGGTATTGCAGGTTTGGTGTATCGAACAGAGGAACCGCTTATTATAACCAATTATGCGCAATATGATAAAGTCTCCTCCTTTTTCATGGAAGATACGGGATCTATGTCACTGATTGCTTCACCGATTAGAGTTAATGGTGAAGTGAAGGGAGCCATTTTGCTGGGACACAGTCGAGAGCATTATTTTTCATATGACAATTATCGGCTCTTACAGATGTTGTCCATCCATATCGGGCTAGCGCTGTCAAATGCCACGTTACACGCCGAGGTTCGGCGCTTGGCTAATCTGGATATGTTGACAGGTCTGTACGTGAGGCATTATCTGGATAGTGTCATTCACGAGCGACAGGCTCATGAATTCTGTGGCTCCCTCATTGTGGTGGATATTGATCAGTTCAAACAGGTGAATGATACCTTTGGACACCAGACTGGCGATCAAGTACTGAAACAAGTGAGTGAGATCGTCACCAGTTCGGTTCGCACGGAGGATATATGCGCCAGATGGGGTGGAGAAGAACTCGCGATCTATATGCCGCAGGTGAGTGTACGTCAGGCGCTGGATTATGCGGAAGTGATTCGAAAGAGAGTTGCAGAAGAGACCAGACCACTCGTTACGGTATCCAGTGGCATCGCAGAGTGGAATTGGATGGATGAGAAGGTTAGCGTAGAGTCTTTGTTTTATCGGGCTGATATGGCCTTGTACAGCGCGAAGAATGGTGGTCGGAACAGAATTGTTGTAGAGGAACAGGATATAACGCGTTAA